In Gammaproteobacteria bacterium, one DNA window encodes the following:
- a CDS encoding DUF302 domain-containing protein — MNTPNAQNAAAANTANTANTTNTTEAPVSDGMHHVKSRHNIADTVERAKRMLEHQGLRVFGVIDHADNARKANLELPPTQLLVFGNPAAGTPLMRANRLIGMDLPLKLLVWEDAAGVVWISYNNAAFLQKRHHLDGEKPAFSNMARLLKDLGRAAATR, encoded by the coding sequence GTGAACACGCCGAACGCGCAAAACGCGGCGGCGGCAAACACCGCAAACACCGCAAACACAACAAACACAACAGAAGCGCCGGTCTCCGACGGCATGCACCATGTCAAAAGCCGCCACAACATTGCCGACACCGTCGAGCGCGCAAAGCGCATGCTGGAACACCAGGGCCTGCGCGTGTTCGGCGTCATTGACCACGCCGACAACGCCCGAAAAGCCAACCTTGAACTGCCGCCGACCCAACTGCTGGTGTTCGGCAATCCCGCAGCCGGCACGCCGCTGATGCGCGCCAACCGCCTGATCGGGATGGACCTGCCGCTCAAACTGCTGGTGTGGGAAGACGCCGCCGGCGTCGTCTGGATCAGTTACAACAACGCCGCTTTCCTGCAAAAGCGCCACCACCTGGACGGCGAGAAACCGGCGTTCAGCAACATGGCGCGGCTGCTGAAAGACCTGGGCCGCGCGGCGGCGACGCGCTGA
- the rsmG gene encoding 16S rRNA (guanine(527)-N(7))-methyltransferase RsmG gives MDAVDAAASLRRGLAELGLQTGNAQIDTLLAWLRLLQQWNRIHNLTAVTKLPDMIPRLVLNSAAAAPHLRGRDILDVGSGAGVPGIVLAVLAPERRYTLLDGNGKKTRFLEHCRIRLALDNVTVVRHRAETWAPDAGFDTIISRAFAALATFTAATRHLGRPGALWLALKGRVPAAEFREIEHNRAKYDIKCNSRPLKIPGAGSPATLVSIEIRP, from the coding sequence GTGGACGCGGTGGACGCGGCGGCGTCATTGCGCCGGGGCCTGGCCGAACTCGGCCTGCAAACCGGCAACGCGCAGATAGATACGCTGCTGGCGTGGCTGCGCCTGCTGCAACAATGGAACCGCATCCACAACCTCACCGCCGTCACAAAACTGCCCGACATGATTCCCCGCCTGGTGCTGAACAGCGCCGCGGCGGCGCCGCACCTGCGCGGGCGCGACATCCTCGATGTCGGCAGCGGCGCCGGCGTCCCCGGCATCGTGCTCGCGGTGCTGGCGCCCGAACGCCGTTACACGCTGCTCGACGGCAACGGCAAGAAAACCCGCTTTCTGGAACACTGCCGCATCCGCCTGGCGCTCGACAATGTCACCGTCGTGCGCCACCGCGCCGAGACCTGGGCGCCGGACGCCGGTTTCGACACCATCATCAGCCGGGCCTTCGCCGCGCTGGCCACCTTCACCGCCGCCACCCGCCACCTGGGGCGCCCCGGCGCGCTGTGGCTGGCGCTGAAAGGCCGCGTGCCGGCGGCGGAATTTCGGGAGATTGAACACAATCGGGCAAAATACGATATAAAGTGCAATTCAAGACCGCTGAAAATCCCCGGCGCCGGAAGCCCGGCGACGCTGGTCAGCATTGAAATCCGGCCATGA
- a CDS encoding ParA family protein has product MTRTYAIANQKGGVGKTTTSVNLAASLAAAGRRVLLVDLDPQGNATTASGVDKNRLEHSSADVLAGEPPRLCVVHAEIAGYDLLGANGALTVSEVKLMSEANREFRLRDALAGVKDDYDYLLIDCPPTLNTLTVNALVAARGVIIPIQCEYFALEGLSSLLQTVERVRESANPGLRVEGVLRTMFDPRNNLARDVSRQLVRHFEKELYEAVIPRNVTLAEAPSHGMPILQYDKHSRGSRAYLELAGELLTREGAG; this is encoded by the coding sequence ATGACAAGAACCTACGCAATCGCCAACCAGAAAGGCGGAGTCGGCAAGACCACAACCAGCGTCAACCTCGCCGCGTCGCTGGCCGCCGCCGGGCGGCGCGTGCTGCTGGTGGACCTCGACCCGCAGGGCAACGCCACAACCGCGAGCGGCGTGGACAAAAACCGCCTGGAACATTCCAGCGCCGATGTGCTGGCGGGCGAGCCGCCGCGCCTGTGCGTCGTCCACGCCGAAATCGCCGGTTACGACCTGCTCGGCGCCAACGGCGCGCTGACCGTCAGCGAAGTGAAACTGATGAGCGAAGCAAACCGCGAATTCCGCCTGCGCGACGCGCTGGCCGGGGTGAAGGACGACTACGACTACCTGCTGATAGACTGCCCGCCGACGCTGAACACGCTGACGGTCAACGCGCTGGTCGCCGCGCGCGGCGTCATCATCCCGATTCAGTGCGAGTATTTCGCGCTGGAGGGGCTGTCGTCGCTGCTGCAAACGGTCGAGCGGGTGCGCGAATCGGCGAATCCGGGGCTGCGCGTCGAGGGCGTCCTCCGCACCATGTTCGACCCGCGCAACAACCTCGCGCGCGATGTGTCGCGGCAACTGGTGCGCCACTTCGAGAAGGAACTCTACGAGGCGGTCATCCCGCGCAATGTAACGCTGGCGGAGGCGCCGAGCCACGGCATGCCGATACTGCAATACGACAAACACTCGCGCGGCTCGCGCGCCTACCTGGAACTGGCCGGCGAGTTGCTGACGCGCGAAGGCGCGGGCTGA
- a CDS encoding ParB/RepB/Spo0J family partition protein — translation MGKDTDKGAGKDTRKGAHKGKRRGLGSLGVDVLLTSSRAVGVEAGAEAGDPQLHRIALDDIRPGRHQPRRRMDDEALRELADSIKSQGMIQPVVVRADADRPGCYELVAGERRWRAAQLAGLERVPALVRSLNENDAAAIALIENIQREDLNPLEEASAIQQLIVKFDLTHEQAARAIGRSRPTVSNLLRLLNLNPEVRDWLEQRRFEMGHARTLLQLDKKHQADAARMVIERNMTVRDAEHYVETLLRKDAGVAARKRPRKRTPPEIASLERELSERLGAAVSVHYNTRSGKGKLLIHYASLDELDSILEKIR, via the coding sequence ATGGGCAAAGACACCGACAAAGGCGCAGGCAAAGACACGCGCAAAGGCGCGCACAAGGGCAAACGCCGCGGCCTCGGCTCGCTCGGCGTGGATGTGCTGCTGACCTCGTCGCGCGCGGTCGGCGTCGAGGCCGGCGCCGAAGCCGGCGACCCGCAACTGCACCGGATCGCGCTCGACGACATCCGGCCCGGGCGCCACCAGCCGCGCCGGCGGATGGACGACGAGGCGCTGCGCGAACTCGCCGACTCAATCAAAAGCCAGGGCATGATACAGCCGGTGGTCGTGCGCGCCGACGCCGACCGCCCCGGATGCTACGAACTGGTCGCCGGCGAACGGCGCTGGCGCGCGGCGCAACTGGCGGGCCTTGAGCGCGTCCCGGCGCTGGTGCGCTCGCTCAATGAAAACGACGCCGCGGCCATCGCGCTGATCGAGAACATCCAGCGCGAAGACCTGAACCCGCTGGAAGAGGCGTCGGCGATACAGCAACTCATCGTCAAGTTCGACCTGACCCACGAACAGGCGGCGCGCGCCATCGGCCGTTCAAGGCCGACGGTCTCCAACCTGCTGCGGCTGCTCAACCTGAACCCCGAGGTGCGCGACTGGCTTGAACAGCGGCGCTTCGAGATGGGGCACGCGCGCACGCTGCTGCAACTCGACAAAAAGCACCAGGCCGACGCCGCGCGCATGGTCATCGAGCGCAACATGACGGTGCGCGACGCCGAACATTATGTCGAGACGCTGCTGAGGAAAGACGCCGGCGTCGCCGCCAGAAAACGCCCGCGCAAGAGAACGCCGCCGGAAATCGCGTCGCTTGAACGCGAACTGTCCGAACGCCTCGGCGCGGCGGTCAGCGTGCACTACAACACCCGCTCCGGCAAGGGCAAACTGCTGATTCACTACGCCAGCCTCGACGAACTGGACAGCATCCTCGAAAAAATCCGCTGA
- a CDS encoding lysophospholipid acyltransferase family protein, translating to MFYRLLSRLPLGVLYVLSRMFFWLLRVVFRYRRAVVRDNLRRAFPDVPAARIRQLSARFYRELADVAAETVKLAALGAQDVRRRVRLDNPEILDEAGGDRPVLLLSAHFGNWEWLLQSCMLSLGWPMFAVHKPQRLGAGAFIHGVRARFGAVPVRHREVGREVVRQRHRRCLFAVIADQEPKGARNACWTPLFGRPTAFSSEVARLAAMFRTPVFFVAAERCGRGFYRARFERLGVARKGKEDEFIRAYAAAVERCIQRRPQGWLWSHRRWKHAPPDGV from the coding sequence ATGTTTTACCGCCTTCTTTCCCGTCTGCCGTTGGGCGTTCTTTATGTGTTGAGCCGGATGTTTTTCTGGCTGCTGCGCGTTGTGTTCCGCTACCGCCGCGCCGTTGTGCGCGACAATTTGCGGCGCGCGTTTCCCGATGTTCCGGCGGCGCGGATACGGCAATTGTCGGCGCGTTTCTACCGCGAGTTGGCCGATGTCGCCGCCGAGACCGTCAAACTCGCGGCGCTCGGCGCGCAGGATGTGCGGCGGCGCGTGCGGCTGGACAACCCCGAGATTCTCGACGAGGCCGGCGGCGACCGCCCGGTGCTGCTGCTGTCGGCGCATTTCGGCAACTGGGAATGGCTGTTGCAGAGTTGCATGTTGTCGCTCGGCTGGCCGATGTTCGCGGTGCACAAGCCGCAGCGTCTCGGCGCCGGCGCGTTCATCCACGGCGTGCGCGCGCGTTTCGGCGCGGTTCCGGTGCGCCACCGCGAAGTCGGCAGGGAAGTCGTCCGCCAGCGCCACCGGCGCTGCCTGTTCGCCGTCATCGCCGACCAGGAGCCGAAGGGCGCGCGCAACGCCTGCTGGACGCCGTTGTTTGGCCGGCCCACCGCGTTCAGTTCCGAAGTCGCGCGGCTGGCGGCGATGTTCCGGACGCCGGTCTTTTTCGTCGCCGCCGAGCGCTGCGGGCGCGGCTTTTACCGCGCGCGTTTCGAGCGCCTCGGCGTCGCCCGCAAGGGAAAAGAGGATGAATTCATTCGCGCCTACGCCGCCGCCGTCGAGCGCTGCATTCAGCGCCGCCCGCAAGGTTGGCTGTGGTCGCACCGGCGCTGGAAACACGCACCGCCGGACGGTGTTTGA